In Sorghum bicolor cultivar BTx623 chromosome 8, Sorghum_bicolor_NCBIv3, whole genome shotgun sequence, one genomic interval encodes:
- the LOC8155314 gene encoding extensin codes for MPCYSLLGRKFPLLNVQRAHLSVGVVVGLLTLDASANKAEADVMLLYLTQFGYKAGAAPGLSSSSQFSHGLSVKMKRRCCAMKNQLQLGLPLVLEILVLFAALLGSAQCQSSQGGDGGGGGAAANLTVVGAVFCDACSSSSFSKSSYFLPGVKVRLDCMIKVNSNSKEEIKITAEKVTNSYGAYQLDIPAIDGFECAAPGATAAESFCRAAVLDNPSALCNVPAVTTTVGHISFPSHEPNACFYSLNSLYYRPSKRGPAQCDGGGAGVSPAALNTSLFYCPPWPWPPIPFCTPRSWFPPIPFFTPPPPAFPFPLPPIPFFTPPSPPPPAFPFPLPPWPWSPPSPPPSPSFPFPHLPPIFTTPSPPPPPPPEFPFRIPPLPQLPPLPRFPPLPSLYSPPPPPPPPPPPPPSFPWTFPPLPFFPPGSSGPSPPPLSRSRKDPGTWSPSNKQP; via the exons ATGCCATGCTACTCGCTACTCGGCCGCAAATTTCCCTTGCTCAATGTTCAGAGGGCCCACCTGTCTGTCGGAGTTGTGGTTGGCCTATTGACACTCGATGCCTCTGCTAACAAGGCTGAAGCGGACGTGATGCTACTGTACTTAACGCAATTTGGATATAAAGCAGGAGCTGCTCCAGGCCTATCATCCTCCTCTCAGTTCTCACACGGGCTCTCTGTGAAGATGAAGAGGCGCTGCTGCGCCATGAAGAACCAGCTGCAGCTGGGGCTGCCTCTCGTGTTGGAGATCCTGGTGTTGTTTGCCGCTCTTCTTGGCAGTGCGCAATGCCAGAGCTCCCAGGGCggcgatggtggtggtggtggcgccgccgctaaCCTCACGGTGGTGGGCGCCGTCTTCTGTGACGCCTGCTCCTCCAGTTCCTTCTCCAAAAGCAGCTACTTCTTGCCAG GTGTTAAAGTTCGACTGGACTGCATGATCAAAGTGAACTCGAATTCCAAGGAGGAGATCAAGATCACGGCCGAGAAGGTGACCAACAGCTACGGCGCCTACCAGCTGGACATCCCGGCGATCGACGGCTTCGAGTGCGCCGCGCCCGGTGCGACCGCCGCGGAGTCCTTCTGCCGGGCGGCCGTGCTGGACAACCCGTCCGCGCTGTGCAACGTGCCGGCCGTGACCACCACCGTCGGCCACATCTCCTTCCCGAGCCACGAGCCCAACGCCTGTTTCTACAGCCTCAACTCGCTCTACTACCGCCCCAGCAAGCGGGGCCCGGCTCAGTGCGACGGCGGTGGCGCCGGCGTGTCGCCTGCGGCGCTGAACACTTCGCTGTTCTACTGCccgccgtggccgtggccgccTATCCCATTCTGCACGCCGCGGTCGTGGTTCCCGCCCATTCCGTTCTTCACCCCGCCGCCTCCGGCGTTCCCGTTCCCGCTGCCGCCGATCCCGTTCTTCACCCCGCCGTCGCCTCCACCACCGGCGTTCCCTTTCCCACTACCACCATGGCCATGGTCGCCACCGTCGCCTCCGCCGTCACCGTCATTCCCGTTTCCTCATCTGCCGCCGATCTTTACAACACCATCgcctccgccaccgccgccgccagaaTTCCCGTTCCGTATACCACCACTCCCACAGCTGCCTCCTCTCCCTCGCTTCCCACCACTACCATCACTGTATTCACCgccacctcctccacctccaccaccacctccgCCGCCGTCGTTCCCGTGGACATTTCCGCCGTTACCTTTCTTCCCTCCTGGTTCTTCAGGGCCATCTCCTCCACCTTTGAGTCGTTCTCGTAAAGATCCAGGCACTTGGTCTCCTTCCAATAAACAACCATAA